One segment of Brassica napus cultivar Da-Ae chromosome C3, Da-Ae, whole genome shotgun sequence DNA contains the following:
- the LOC106384878 gene encoding RING finger and transmembrane domain-containing protein 2-like has protein sequence METSSTNNDTFRGSPRRNSSILSASNLIQAPISTLLEYSGLLRPRTTSPTHEAETLVSSDDSPGINSNGGGGEVAIRIIGNSEQDEVAESDITGAAQTTEVPGSSSASPVGGGTGEGGESVGGDAAAASRDSPYQRYDIQQAARWIEQILPFSLLLLVVFIRQHLQGFFVAIWIAAVMFKSNDIMKKQTALKGERQISALIGISVAFAAHVVGVYWWFRKDDLLYPLIMFPPKSIPPFWHAIFIIVVNDTLVRQASMILKCFLLMYYKNSRGRNYRKQGQLLTLVEYLMLLYRSLLPTPVWYRFFLNKDYGSLFSSLMTGLYLTFKLTSVVEKVQSFFTALKSLSRKEVHYGSYATTEQVNAAGDLCAICQEKMHTPILLRCKHMFCEDCVSEWFERERTCPLCRALVKPADLKSFGDGSTSLFFQIF, from the exons atggAAACGTCAAGCACCAACAACGACACCTTCAGAGGCTCTCCGCGAAGAAACTCCTCGATCCTCTCAGCTTCCAACCTCATCCAAGCCCCTATATCAACCTTGCTAGAGTACTCAGGCCTTCTTCGACCGAGGACTACGAGTCCCACTCACGAGGCTGAAACGTTGGTTAGTAGCGATGATTCCCCGGGGATAAACTCcaacggaggaggaggagaggttGCCATTAGGATCATCGGGAACTCGGAGCAGGATGAGGTTGCTGAAAGTGATATCACTGGTGCCGCACAGACTACTGAAGTTCCTGGTTCTTCTTCTGCAAGTCCCGTGGGGGGAGGAACTGGGGAAGGAGGCGAATCTGTTGGTGGAGATGCTGCTGCGGCAAGCCGAGATTCTCCTTACCAGAGATACGATATTCAGCAGGCTGCAAGGTGGATCGAGCAGATTCTTCCCTTTTCTTTGCTCCTCTTGGTCGTCTTCATCCGCCAACACTTGCAGG GTTTCTTTGTTGCAATTTGGATTGCTGCTGTAATGTTCAAGTCTAATGATATTATGAAGAAGCAAACCGCATTAaag GGTGAGAGGCAGATCTCGGCTTTAATCGGGATCTCTGTAGCGTTTGCGGCCCATGTGGTTGGTGTTTATTGGTGGTTTCGCAAGGATGACCTCTTGTATCCCTTAATCATGTTCCCTCCCAAGTCCATACCTCCTTTCTGGCATGCCATTTTTATCATTGTCGTCAATG ATACACTTGTACGGCAGGCCTCAATGATACTCAAGTGTTTTCTCTTGATGTACTACAAGAACAGTAGGGGTCGAAATTATCGTAAACAG GGTCAATTGCTAACTTTGGTTGAATATTTGATGCTTCTGTATCGCTCTTTGCTGCCTACCCCTGTATGGTACCGTTTCTTCTTGAACAAGGATTATGGAAGCCTCTTCTCCTCTCTTATGACAGGACTCTATCTGACTTTCAAGCTCACTTCTGTAGTTGAGAAA GTTCAATCCTTCTTTACGGCTTTAAAATCTTTGTCACGCAAAGAGGTGCATTATGGATCGTATGCAACTACAGAGCAG GTGAATGCTGCAGGGGACCTGTGTGCCATCTGCCAGGAGAAGATGCACACACCAATTCTTCTTCGCTGCAAGCACATGTTTTGCGAAGATTGCGTTTCAGAGTG gtttgagagagagaggacttGTCCTCTGTGCAGAGCCTTGGTCAAGCCAGCGGATCTGAAATCGTTTGGTGATGGTTCAACCAGCCTTTTCTTCCAGATATTCTGA
- the LOC106384880 gene encoding transmembrane 9 superfamily member 8 — MDMELRRISETSRSAIVLILLLCVHVAHSFYLPGVAPQDFEKGDELKVKVNKLTSIKTQLPYSYYSLPFCQPKKIVDSTENLGEVLRGDRIENAPYSFKMREAQMCNVLCQVTLDEKTAKAFKEKIDDEYRVNMILDNLPLVNPVDRGLGSPDVVYQIGYHVGLKGQYAGSKEQKFFMHNHLAFTVRYHRDVQTDSARIVGFEVKPYSIKHEYDGKWSEKTRLTTCDPHTKRLVVSSLTPQEVEPKKEIIFTYDVDFQESEVKWASRWDAYLLMNDNQIHWFSIVNSLMIVLFLSGMVAMIMLRTLYRDISRYNELETQEEAQEETGWKLVHGDVFRIPTNSDLLCVYVGTGVQCLGMVFVTMIFAMLGFLSPSNRGGLMTAMLLLWVFMGLFAGYASSRLYKMFKGTEWKKIAFRTAFLFPAVVSSIFFVLNALIWGQKSSGAVPFGTMFALIFLWFGISVPLVFVGAYLGFKKPAVDDPVKTNKIPRQIPEQAWYMNPVFSILIGGILPFGAVFIELFFILTSIWLNQFYYIFGFLFLVFVILIVTCAEITVVLCYFQLCSEDYLWWWRSYLTSGSSALYLFLYAAFYFHTKLQITKLVSAMLYFGYMLIASCAFFVLTGTIGFYACLWFTRLIYSSVKID; from the exons ATGGATATGGAGCTTCGGAGAATATCAGAAACCTCTAGATCCGCGATCGTCTTGATCCTTCTGCTCTGCGTTCATGTAGCTCACTCCTTCTACCTCCCAGGTGTCGCTCCTCAGGATTTCGAGAAG GGTGATGAGCTGAAAGTTAAAGTGAATAAACTAACCTCCATCAAGACTCAGCTTCCGTACTCTTACTACTCGCTTCCTTTTTGCCAACCTAAGAAGATTGTTGATAGTACTGAGAATCTTGGAGAAGTGCTTCGCGGTGACCGGATTGAAAATGCCCCTTATTCG TTTAAGATGAGGGAGGCACAGATGTGCAATGTTCTCTGCCAGGTCACTCTTGATGAGAAGACAGCCAAAGCCTTCAAAGAAAAGATTGATGATGAGTACCGTGTCAACAT GATACTCGACAATCTTCCTCTTGTGAATCCAGTCGATAGAGGTCTAGGTTCTCCTGATGTTGTTTATCAGATTGGCTATCATGTTGGTCTTAAAGGCCAGTATGCGGGG AGCAAAGAGCAAAAGTTCTTTATGCACAATCACTTGGCGTTTACAGTCCGATATCACAGAGATGTGCAAACTGATTCTGCAAGGATTGTGGGATTTGAAGTCAAGCCTTACAG TATTAAGCATGAATACGATGGAAAGTGGAGTGAGAAGACCCGTCTGACGACCTGTGATCCCCACACAAAGCGCCTGGTCGTTAGCTCCTTAACCCCTCAAGAGGTTGAACCAAAGAAGGAAATTATCTTCACATACGATGTTGATTTCCAG GAAAGTGAAGTGAAGTGGGCATCTAGATGGGATGCGTATCTTCTGATGAATGATAACCAAATTCACTGGTTCTCTATCGTCAATTCTCTGATGATCGTCCTGTTCCTGTCTGGTATGGTGGCGATGATAATGCTGAGGACCCTTTACCGTGACATCTCACGATACAACGAGCTTGAGACTCAAGAAGAAGCTCAAGAAGAGACAGGATGGAAGCTTGTCCATGGTGATGTTTTCAGGATTCCGACCAATTCAGATCTGCTCTGCGTCTACGTTGGTACAGGGGTCCAATGTTTAGGCATGGTATTTGTCACAATGATCTTCGCTATGCTAGGGTTTCTCTCTCCTTCGAACCGGGGTGGTCTGATGACGGCCATGCTTCTGCTCTGGGTCTTTATGGGACTCTTTGCTGGATACGCTTCTTCACGTCTCTACAAAATGTTCAAAGGAACAGAGTGGAAGAAAATCGCCTTCAGAACAGCCTTCTTGTTCCCTGCAGTTGTCTCCTCCATCTTCTTTGTCCTAAACGCTCTCATCTGGGGACAAAAGTCATCTGGTGCTGTCCCTTTCGGAACTATGTTCGCCTTGATCTTCCTCTGGTTTGGCATCTCGGTTCCTCTTGTCTTTGTTGGAGCTTACCTCGGTTTCAAGAAGCCAGCGGTTGATGACCCAGTGAAAACCAACAAAATCCCAAGGCAAATCCCAGAGCAAGCTTGGTACATGAACCCTGTTTTCTCAATCCTCATTGGAGGAATCCTACCGTTTGGTGCAGTCTTCATCGagctcttcttcatcctcacaTCCATCTGGCTCAACCAGTTCTACTACATCTTTGGTTTCCTCTTCCTCGTCTTTGTGATCCTCATCGTCACTTGCGCGGAGATAACAGTAGTACTCTGCTACTTCCAGCTTTGCAGTGAGGATTACCTGTGGTGGTGGAGATCGTACCTAACATCAGGCTCATCAGCTCTGTATCTCTTCCTCTACGCCGCGTTTTACTTTCACACAAAGCTTCAGATCACAAAACTGGTCTCGGCGATGCTTTACTTTGGGTACATGCTCATCGCGTCTTGCGCATTTTTTGTGCTGACAGGAACGATTGGGTTCTATGCTTGTCTATGGTTCACAAGGCTCATCTATTCCTCGGTTAAGATCGATTAG
- the LOC106384879 gene encoding transmembrane 9 superfamily member 8-like yields MGMEASGSAIVFLLLLCVHVAHSFYLPGVAPQDFEKGDELKVKVNKLTSIKTQLPYSYYSLPFCQPKKIVDSTENLGEVLRGDRIENAPYSFKMREAQMCNVLCRITLDAKTAKAFKEKIDDEYRVNMILDNLPLVVPIERGDPGSPAVVYQLGYHVGLKGQYEGSKEQKFFMHNHLAFTVRYHRDVQTDSARIVGFEVKPYSIKHEYDGKWSEKTRLTTCDPHTKRLVVSSSTPQEVEPKKEIIFTYDVDFQESEVKWASRWDAYLLMNDNQIHWFSIVNSLMIVLFLSGMVAMIMLRTLYRDISRYNELETQEEAQEETGWKLVHGDVFRIPTNSDLLCVYVGTGVQCLGMVFVTMIFAMLGFLSPSNRGGLMTAMLLLWVFMGLFAGYASSRLYKMFKGTEWKRIAFRTAFLFPAVVSSIFFVLNALIWGQKSSGAVPFGTMFALIFLWFGISVPLVFVGAYLGFKKPAVDDPVKTNKIPRQIPEQAWYMNPVFSILIGGILPFGAVFIELFFILTSIWLNQFYYIFGFLFLVFVILIVTCAEITVVLCYFQLCSEDYLWWWRSYLTSGSSALYLFLYATFYFFTKLQITKLVSAMLYFGYMLIASYAFFVLTGTIGFYACLWFTRLIYSSVKID; encoded by the exons ATGGGTATGGAAGCTTCCGGATCCGCGATCGTCTTCCTCCTTCTGCTCTGCGTTCACGTTGCTCACTCTTTCTACCTCCCAGGTGTCGCTCCTCAGGATTTCGAAAAG GGTGATGAGCTGAAGGTTAAAGTGAATAAGTTAACATCCATCAAGACTCAGCTTCCGTATTCGTATTACTCGCTTCCTTTTTGCCAACCTAAGAAGATTGTTGATAGTACTGAGAATCTTGGAGAAGTGCTTCGTGGTGACCGGATTGAAAATGCTCCTTATTCG TTTAAAATGCGGGAGGCACAGATGTGCAATGTTCTCTGCCGCATCACTCTTGATGCCAAGACAGCCAAAGCCTTCAAAGAAAAGATTGATGATGAGTACCGTGTCAACAT GATCCTCGACAATCTTCCTCTTGTGGTTCCAATTGAAAGAGGGGATCCGGGTTCTCCCGCTGTTGTTTATCAGCTTGGCTATCATGTTGGTCTTAAAGGCCAGTATGAGGGG AGCAAAGAGCAAAAGTTCTTTATGCACAATCACTTGGCGTTTACTGTCCGATATCACAGAGATGTGCAAACTGATTCTGCAAGGATTGTGGGATTTGAAGTCAAACCTTACAG TATTAAGCATGAATACGATGGAAAGTGGAGTGAGAAGACTCGTCTGACGACATGTGATCCTCACACAAAACGCCTGGTCGTTAGCTCCTCCACCCCTCAAGAAGTTGAACCAAAGAAGGAGATTATCTTCACATATGATGTTGATTTCCAG GAAAGTGAAGTGAAGTGGGCATCTAGATGGGATGCGTATCTTCTGATGAATGATAACCAAATTCACTGGTTCTCTATCGTCAATTCTCTGATGATCGTCCTGTTCCTATCTGGTATGGTGGCGATGATAATGCTGAGGACCCTTTACCGTGACATTTCACGATACAACGAGCTTGAGACACAAGAAGAAGCTCAAGAAGAGACAGGATGGAAGCTTGTCCATGGTGATGTTTTCAGGATTCCAACCAATTCAGATCTGCTCTGCGTCTACGTTGGTACAGGGGTCCAATGTTTAGGCATGGTATTTGTCACAATGATCTTCGCCATGCTAGGGTTTCTCTCCCCTTCGAACCGGGGTGGTCTGATGACGGCCATGCTTCTGCTCTGGGTCTTCATGGGACTCTTTGCTGGTTACGCTTCTTCACGTCTCTACAAAATGTTCAAAGGAACAGAGTGGAAGAGAATCGCCTTCAGGACAGCCTTCTTGTTCCCTGCAGTTGTCTCCTCCATCTTCTTTGTCCTTAACGCTCTCATCTGGGGACAAAAGTCATCTGGTGCTGTCCCCTTCGGAACAATGTTCGCCTTGATCTTCCTCTGGTTTGGCATCTCGGTTCCTCTTGTCTTTGTTGGAGCTTACCTCGGTTTCAAGAAACCAGCGGTTGATGACCCAGTGAAAACCAACAAAATCCCAAGGCAAATCCCAGAGCAAGCTTGGTACATGAACCCGGTTTTCTCAATCCTTATTGGAGGAATCTTACCGTTTGGTGCAGTCTTCATCGagctcttcttcatcctcacaTCCATCTGGCTCAACCAGTTCTACTACATCTTCGGGTTTCTCTTCCTCGTCTTTGTAATCCTCATCGTTACTTGCGCCGAGATAACAGTAGTACTCTGCTACTTCCAGCTCTGCAGTGAGGACTACCTGTGGTGGTGGAGATCGTACCTAACATCAGGCTCATCAGCGCTGTATCTATTCCTCTACGCGACGTTCTACTTCTTCACAAAGCTTCAGATCACAAAACTGGTGTCGGCGATGCTTTACTTTGGGTACATGCTCATCGCGTCTTATGCATTTTTTGTGCTCACGGGAACGATTGGGTTCTATGCTTGTCTATGGTTCACAAGGCTCATCTATTCCTCGGTTAAGATCGATTAG
- the LOC106385067 gene encoding ER membrane protein complex subunit 4 has protein sequence MDKGKAVMGAGRRWAVDFSDQSTVPSSRDILDPPGFSRVSPEQDDSATSRQKKDAEANWKLQKAWEVAQSPFKNLMMMGFMMWMAGNTVHLFSIGITFSALWQPLSALQSVGKVFEPFKDNKVELLMPKLVFLALNLGGLALGIWKLNTLGLLPTHASDWVSSLPPPQEVEHSGGGFAFH, from the exons ATGGACAAAGGCAAAGCAGTGATGGGTGCTGGCCGGAGATGGGCCGTCGATTTCTCCGATCAATCAACCGTCCCATCTTCCCGGGACATCCTAGATCCACCTGGCTTCTCTCGTGTTTCTCCCGAGCAG GATGACTCAGCGACGAGCCGCCAAAAGAAAGACGCCGAAGCTAACTGGAAACTTCAG AAAGCGTGGGAAGTAGCGCAGTCACCATTTAAGAATTTGATGATGATGGGTTTCATGATGTGGATGGCTGGAAACACTGTTCATCTCTTTAGCATTGGTATCACTTTCTCTGCTCTTTGGCAGCCTCTCAGCGCCCTCCAGAGCGTTGGAAAGG TTTTTGAGCCATTCAAGGATAACAAGGTGGAACTACTTATGCCCAAGCTGGTGTTTCTTGCCCTTAACCTTGGAGGGTTAGCTTTGGGTATTTGGAAG CTCAACACTTTGGGGCTTCTTCCAACTCATGCATCAGATTGGGTTTCATCTCTACCCCCTCCTCAG GAGGTTGAACACTCTGGCGGAGGATTTGCTTTCCACTGA